The sequence below is a genomic window from Diabrotica undecimpunctata isolate CICGRU unplaced genomic scaffold, icDiaUnde3 ctg00001248.1, whole genome shotgun sequence.
caTAAGGGATCACTATGTCAAACAAGACAAAAAAAACAAGATGCTAAAATCGGGCTCCGGCGCAAAACCAACAAGCACGTACATTCATTATAATAGGTTGAGGTTCCTGCAAAACTCAGTTCAAAAAAATGTTACTGAAAGTAACTTCGGTCCAGAAGTACATGCAGAACTTCCAATATCAGAAGTGGAAAATGGTAGTGTGCAGAATTCGTCTTTGGAAGCGACTGTTTCTACACCTACAGGGGAacgccaaaaaacaaaaaaacttaaacttcATCCGGCTGATCAGCACTTTGCTAATATATTAGAAAAAAGTTTAGCACAAAGACAAGTGCCAGACAAACAGGATGAACAAGATGAAGATAAATTATTCTGTTTGtctctttttaaagaaataaagaaaataccggagaataaacgtttaaaaacaaaaattgatatatataatttaatattgcaAAAACAGACGCCCGAGCCAGAGAAAATTTTCCCAAGTACGTCTAATTATATGAGTTCAGCACCGCCATTACCAAGGTATTCTATACCA
It includes:
- the LOC140431498 gene encoding uncharacterized protein, whose protein sequence is MGEEFNTDKFIDEIQKRPAIWDMTNSEYSNKIIKKNAWEEIVLIFCHNEDTDEKKKILGTSLQKKWKSIRDHYVKQDKKNKMLKSGSGAKPTSTYIHYNRLRFLQNSVQKNVTESNFGPEVHAELPISEVENGSVQNSSLEATVSTPTGERQKTKKLKLHPADQHFANILEKSLAQRQVPDKQDEQDEDKLFCLSLFKEIKKIPENKRLKTKIDIYNLILQKQTPEPEKIFPSTSNYMSSAPPLPRYSIPHTQQYCPAIPSSQPSYTPGRGTYTSYNDSIFSPSNEQLQDMSMTSPASTVATYSSQESELDLFIDN